The following proteins are encoded in a genomic region of Triticum dicoccoides isolate Atlit2015 ecotype Zavitan chromosome 1B, WEW_v2.0, whole genome shotgun sequence:
- the LOC119311707 gene encoding noroxomaritidine/norcraugsodine reductase-like — MTTSREKRWSLAGATALVTGGHRARLMCRRAIVEELAGFGARVHTCSRNAAELEECRRQWEEEKLAVTVSVCDVSVRAAREKLMETVRDSFDGKLDILVNNAGQLVLKAATEWTAEDYAQLMETNLESSFHLSQLAHPLLMNASILGGGSIVNISSVGGIFGYPGLALYGITKGGMNQFTRSLATEWARDNIRVNSVAPGIVSTDMIKDLEPHALEQACSRIPMGRSGKPTEVASVVSFLCMPTASYITGQEYVVLQWLKYVRHGFQI; from the exons atgaCGACGAGCAGGGAGAAGAGGTGGAGCCTGGCCGGCGCGACTGCGCTGGTCACCGGCGGCCATCGTGCCCGACTCATGTGTAGGCGCGCCATCGTGGAGGAGCTCGCCGGCTTCGGGGCGCGGGTGCACACGTGCTCCCGCAACGCGGCGGAGCTGGAAGAGTGCCGCCGGCAGTGGGAGGAGGAGAAGCTGGCGGTCACCGTCTCTGTGTGCGACGTCTCCGTGCGCGCGGCGAGGGAGAAGCTCATGGAGACGGTCAGGGACTCCTTCGACGGCAAGCTGGACATACTG GTGAACAATGCAGGGCAGTTGGTTTTGAAAGCGGCTACAGAGTGGACGGCGGAGGACTACGCACAATTGATGGAGACTAACTTAGAGTCAAGCTTCCACCTTAGTCAGCTCGCGCACCCACTACTCATGAACGCCTCTATACTTGGAGGAGGTAGCATCGTCAACATCTCCTCTGTTGGAGGTATATTTGGCTACCCAGGCCTCGCACTTTATGGCATCACAAAAG GAGGAATGAACCAATTTACAAGGAGCCTCGCCACTGAGTGGGCTAGAGACAATATTCGTGTGAACTCCGTTGCCCCAGGCATTGTGTCGACAGACATGATCAAAGAT TTAGAGCCGCACGCCCTCGAGCAAGCATGCTCGCGGATCCCGATGGGGCGGAGCGGCAAGCCAACGGAGGTCGCTTCAGTGGTGTCCTTCCTCTGTATGCCCACAGCGTCCTATATCACCGGCCAG GAGTATGTTGTTTTACAAT GGTTGAAATATGTCAGACACGGGTTTCAAATCTAG